In Pyrus communis chromosome 1, drPyrComm1.1, whole genome shotgun sequence, the following are encoded in one genomic region:
- the LOC137711898 gene encoding uncharacterized protein isoform X2 — MGKSEANLQEQQQQQQQEQQRQTQEAQNSSGLICLRCSVVFSRIGRELSFRCVVVLILSFSILLSGIIWIPHFHAIISQFDARQEIKLSATVQAYFRLEKPVTDLVPHIQRLEYDINAEIGVPGTKVAILSMHQFDASDQTDVVFGALSDPINVPIDPVFLSVLRSSLVELFLKQSNLTLTASIFGEPSMFEILKCPGGITVTPVQSASIWQKPQILFNFTLNNSISDIVENFVELKEQLKFGLHLRPYEDVFLRIINKIGSTEAPPVVVQASLVSDVGIIAPQRLKQLVQTIRGSRAKNLGLNNTVFGKVKSISLSSCPKGAPSATPPTPSPAPSSEPSISPYPASPVPSPGIHHLPPAPALSPDIHHLPPAPLPDINPLPPGPSPDIHHLPLAPSPGTHLLAPAPSPDVHHLPPAPSPEIYHLSPTPSKVPALPRPCPYHGSRIPPVSSPTSRSNPTAPPTYDTNGSPYSPSPSPSSHLSSHVPAAPVAPYASSPGNKGSAQDSISPSPSSCAFYKEIWLLKFSVLVIFHLLCWFG; from the exons ATGGGGAAGAGTGAAGCAAATCTGCAggagcagcagcaacaacagcaaCAGGAACAGCAGCGGCAGACTCAGGAGGCTCAGAATTCTTCGGGACTTATCTGTCTGCGATGTTCGGTGGTTTTCAGCAGAATCGGCAGGGAGCTGAGCTTCAGATGCGTCGTCGTTTTGATCCTCAGCTTCTCAATTTTACTCTCGGGGATCATCTGGATCCCACATTTTCATGCAATCATCTCCCAGTTTGATGCCAGACAGGAAATTAAGCTCAGTG CTACAGTTCAGGCATACTTCAGACTGGAAAAGCCAGTTACGGACCTTGTTCCACACATCCAAAGATTAGAATATGATATCAATGCGGAAATAGGTGTCCCAGGTACAAAG GTGGCTATCTTGTCCATGCACCAATTTGATGCATCTGATCAAACTGATGTGGTGTTTGGTGCTCTTTCCGATCCAATAAATGTTCCAATAGATCCAGTGTTCTTAAGTGTGTTGAGGTCCTCTTTAGTTGAGCTATTCCTTAAGCAATCCAATCTTACATTGACCGCATCAATTTTCGGGGAGCCATCTATGTTTGAGATTCTAAAGTGTCCTGGGGGAATTACTGTGACTCCTGTGCAATCAGCTTCAATCTGGCAGAAACCCcagattttatttaattttactcTCAATAATTCTATATCCGACATAGTGGAAAATTTTGTTGAGTTAAAGGAGCAGTTGAAGTTTGGATTGCATCTGAGGCCTTATGAG GATGTATTTTTGCgaataataaacaaaatagGTTCAACTGAAGCACCCCCAGTCGTGGTTCAGGCATCTCTCGTGTCTGATGTGGGTATCATTGCGCCACAGAGATTGAAGCAGTTGGTTCAAACAATCAGAGGTTCTCGTGCAAAAAATCTTGGCCTTAATAACACGGTCTTTGGTAAAGTTAAAAGTATCAGTTTATCTTCTTGTCCGAAGGGTGCACCCTCTGCAACCCCTCCAACTCCTTCGCCAGCTCCATCTTCAGAGCCATCAATTTCTCCATATCCTGCTTCTCCAGTGCCGTCCCCTGGCATTCACCATCTCCCACCAGCACCAGCACTGTCACCTGACATTCATCATCTCCCACCTGCACCCTTACCAGACATTAATCCTCTCCCCCCTGGACCCTCACCTGATATTCATCACCTCCCCTTAGCACCCTCACCAGGTACTCATCTTCTCGCCCCCGCACCGTCACCTGATGTTCATCATCTCCCACCAGCACCCTCACCTGAGATTTATCATCTCTCACCAACACCTTCCAAGGTACCTGCACTTCCTCGTCCATGTCCATATCATGGTTCTAGAATTCCTCCGGTCTCCTCACCAACTTCTCGTTCAAACCCTACTGCTCCTCCTACTTATGATACTAATGGTTCCCCTTACTCACCTTCTCCGAGTCCCTCATCTCATTTGTCCTCACACGTGCCAGCTGCACCTGTAGCGCCCTATGCTTCCAGTCCCGGAAACAAGGGAAGTGCACAAGATTCAATATCTCCATCACCTTCCTCAT
- the LOC137711898 gene encoding uncharacterized protein isoform X1, with protein MGKSEANLQEQQQQQQQEQQRQTQEAQNSSGLICLRCSVVFSRIGRELSFRCVVVLILSFSILLSGIIWIPHFHAIISQFDARQEIKLSATVQAYFRLEKPVTDLVPHIQRLEYDINAEIGVPGTKVAILSMHQFDASDQTDVVFGALSDPINVPIDPVFLSVLRSSLVELFLKQSNLTLTASIFGEPSMFEILKCPGGITVTPVQSASIWQKPQILFNFTLNNSISDIVENFVELKEQLKFGLHLRPYEDVFLRIINKIGSTEAPPVVVQASLVSDVGIIAPQRLKQLVQTIRGSRAKNLGLNNTVFGKVKSISLSSCPKGAPSATPPTPSPAPSSEPSISPYPASPVPSPGIHHLPPAPALSPDIHHLPPAPLPDINPLPPGPSPDIHHLPLAPSPGTHLLAPAPSPDVHHLPPAPSPEIYHLSPTPSKVPALPRPCPYHGSRIPPVSSPTSRSNPTAPPTYDTNGSPYSPSPSPSSHLSSHVPAAPVAPYASSPGNKGSAQDSISPSPSSSSSSGAFYKEIWLLKFSVLVIFHLLCWFG; from the exons ATGGGGAAGAGTGAAGCAAATCTGCAggagcagcagcaacaacagcaaCAGGAACAGCAGCGGCAGACTCAGGAGGCTCAGAATTCTTCGGGACTTATCTGTCTGCGATGTTCGGTGGTTTTCAGCAGAATCGGCAGGGAGCTGAGCTTCAGATGCGTCGTCGTTTTGATCCTCAGCTTCTCAATTTTACTCTCGGGGATCATCTGGATCCCACATTTTCATGCAATCATCTCCCAGTTTGATGCCAGACAGGAAATTAAGCTCAGTG CTACAGTTCAGGCATACTTCAGACTGGAAAAGCCAGTTACGGACCTTGTTCCACACATCCAAAGATTAGAATATGATATCAATGCGGAAATAGGTGTCCCAGGTACAAAG GTGGCTATCTTGTCCATGCACCAATTTGATGCATCTGATCAAACTGATGTGGTGTTTGGTGCTCTTTCCGATCCAATAAATGTTCCAATAGATCCAGTGTTCTTAAGTGTGTTGAGGTCCTCTTTAGTTGAGCTATTCCTTAAGCAATCCAATCTTACATTGACCGCATCAATTTTCGGGGAGCCATCTATGTTTGAGATTCTAAAGTGTCCTGGGGGAATTACTGTGACTCCTGTGCAATCAGCTTCAATCTGGCAGAAACCCcagattttatttaattttactcTCAATAATTCTATATCCGACATAGTGGAAAATTTTGTTGAGTTAAAGGAGCAGTTGAAGTTTGGATTGCATCTGAGGCCTTATGAG GATGTATTTTTGCgaataataaacaaaatagGTTCAACTGAAGCACCCCCAGTCGTGGTTCAGGCATCTCTCGTGTCTGATGTGGGTATCATTGCGCCACAGAGATTGAAGCAGTTGGTTCAAACAATCAGAGGTTCTCGTGCAAAAAATCTTGGCCTTAATAACACGGTCTTTGGTAAAGTTAAAAGTATCAGTTTATCTTCTTGTCCGAAGGGTGCACCCTCTGCAACCCCTCCAACTCCTTCGCCAGCTCCATCTTCAGAGCCATCAATTTCTCCATATCCTGCTTCTCCAGTGCCGTCCCCTGGCATTCACCATCTCCCACCAGCACCAGCACTGTCACCTGACATTCATCATCTCCCACCTGCACCCTTACCAGACATTAATCCTCTCCCCCCTGGACCCTCACCTGATATTCATCACCTCCCCTTAGCACCCTCACCAGGTACTCATCTTCTCGCCCCCGCACCGTCACCTGATGTTCATCATCTCCCACCAGCACCCTCACCTGAGATTTATCATCTCTCACCAACACCTTCCAAGGTACCTGCACTTCCTCGTCCATGTCCATATCATGGTTCTAGAATTCCTCCGGTCTCCTCACCAACTTCTCGTTCAAACCCTACTGCTCCTCCTACTTATGATACTAATGGTTCCCCTTACTCACCTTCTCCGAGTCCCTCATCTCATTTGTCCTCACACGTGCCAGCTGCACCTGTAGCGCCCTATGCTTCCAGTCCCGGAAACAAGGGAAGTGCACAAGATTCAATATCTCCATCACCTTCCTCAT